Within bacterium, the genomic segment CCATAGACGAGCGCTTTGCCTTGTTTGGACTTCTGATGGTACCATGTTAATCTTCCATAATTCAATATCTGATCTGGTTTATAGCATAGCTCTACAAGTCACACGGCACCTCATGCGAAATTATGAAATTCTTAGCATCCTCCGGTGGATTGGGTTTCTAGTCAAGTGACCAGTTCATGTATCGTACTTCCGGCCTGAACACACTCCTCCTCCGTTTGGTGGCAAAAAAATCGGCTCAAGATACAATAAAGCTGCAGGTCTTCATGAAGCATGACAGGGAACCTGGGTTTGATGTAATCCCGTGAACGGTAAAGGTAGCCAGGCATAAGGCAAACAAGAACGCCGGCCGCAAAGAGGGCCGGTTTCAATGGGAAAACAATTAGAACTGGTCAAAATGAAGATAAGGAATGGAAAATGCATGCTGTAGTTGATGGAAAGAGTGGTTTGCGCCCCAAAAAATTTCGGGCGATCGATATCGCGGCAACTGTTTGGATTCTTCTTGGACTGCTAAGCCTGATTCCCCTAACCGCATGGCTCGATGTTTCTTTGCCATTGTTTACCTTGGTCTGGTTGGCAATCCCGTTATTCGCATTGCTCAAAACTGGTCGTGCTGCCACTATCGGTATTCTGCAAATCTCCTGGAGTCAGTTTGCAAAGTATGGAACGATCAATTTCGTCCTTTTGATGCTCGTGATGGCTTTGTTCGAGCCGTGGTCTCACACATACCAGTCATTGCTGAACATGGTGTTTTCCTCCTCACACGCCGATCTTACCTTTGTCTGGGTCACACGCTATCCTGGTGCGCTTGGCCTGGCTTGCA encodes:
- a CDS encoding CPBP family intramembrane metalloprotease translates to MHAVVDGKSGLRPKKFRAIDIAATVWILLGLLSLIPLTAWLDVSLPLFTLVWLAIPLFALLKTGRAATIGILQISWSQFAKYGTINFVLLMLVMALFEPWSHTYQSLLNMVFSSSHADLTFVWVTRYPGALGLACMFLFSGAVTLFGEELFFRGWLLQILLKRIGPVWAIGLQALLFSIPQAIAALFLEPIQSVLYVSVYSWLAIGVIGGWSAWRTNSIWPGLASATLMNLILTMLLG